A genome region from Columba livia isolate bColLiv1 breed racing homer chromosome 2, bColLiv1.pat.W.v2, whole genome shotgun sequence includes the following:
- the JCAD gene encoding junctional cadherin 5-associated protein isoform X2 produces MFSVEDLLISHGYKLSKNPPYENSYDGYRHDIAGNRSAQRMLNGFEADSRAGAYSKKPLVKTNSSSTESSCGSQGRQAGPGYHHDLQGLSTFHTSEGGVYDRPPLAWSSQPKTDKDLAYWRRRGQDFSVLLGYSQKGCVEMKGLAAAPGGPRHTKESQLKVGTAAGYVRRSGLQESCEVPDDCKWQSLGMESWNQPKKVGRQMSEGDREKLLQELYSLTLGDNVLGAHNKGKSQSLPRVLSPESMRCVEMPSLTNSKNSLSVAKTPSYPPNRPSVEPAKHHGTGGRFVPLVKPKYGRPLKPPSYDLQRQTRAPAETMGFQDHCQKEEPTSYLAKVNEPRQDACVQDSGLEPPVYVPPPSYKSPSHQNVTPHPLSEVPNDDTPASSDQQGPVERVVPCQRPAVNTFEAGGDPCKDNHLPHGKQSHARRPADHLRSVQYIPFDDPRIRHIRIAPPGGLQDNTTYSENACSPSSGALQERNLEVQYNSAFLDAANLSNPAKGERTSDSSTHSNRWLAPSIRDQENCALPDQRDSYSTTNHNPHNEATAEYTRGKLSVRHSHMDSTCETVTKVKKFEPGTGMQSKKSSKKKMNETIFCLVSIPVKSEFNLPDTDRNNNITQSPDKNGFDNNGALQEQSLLSMSSTDLELQALTGSMTNKNELQKQELWRPEEFKQMNDLRFIQPAKHRELKYSGSWPGDHYKDQQTQTNFTEEPTSPQFLPDTKPGQPNSDKPLSPKLLGCTASMIGSKQAGPPSDERSCRQSTCGMKGQMYLSQSSNSAFSRTATSVLQSPSPKAHQSQPMPSQERENGFLPKGDVVKGEASAPCNSKELFGQFLLKPVSRRPWDAISELESFNKELQEQEESTSSEEDLESGAASPQADALTERRASRNEKSNQEPKHGGKLETVVPEVPVLRSGRVKSKSESWSVGMKHGGEPGCVGAGGSWQVGGSSEGVRPADGSLITETRTGEAESRTSKQPVRVGPFRRVLSSSPSSSCSSNPFNNPVLQEMSEDQNYLDFVKLSKGATLTNDTELEGGSVAHLSLTKRNQGRSEPDLRSVGLDVAAGPGANSSDHSSNANAVEIPVNESLEARAARILGIDIAVESLLPDDHVGPHPGTSPANGAQDFESSVGSTVSDKEGKKDSSFEGRRKCGWTESALFVGAGGRSLYPDEHQSTQQEANAKTLVTEQVLEQPASPSQGEEQNLVCRSAVYHSEKRMRSTSKVIETLQGKLASPPSRTAMDRLVRMKEVDSVSRMRRLSIKSADSGEDADEEKLSRVQEERGGKLASSGAVSKRVISLSENGYLGGMDKKKMDRDFSLDTYDPTKVEKV; encoded by the exons ATGTTCAGTGTTGAGGACCTCCTGATTTCTCATGGATACAAATTGTCCAAAAATCCCCCGTATGAGAACAGCTATGATGGATACCGGCATGACATCGCAGGGAATAGATCTGCTCAGAGAATGCTGAATGGGTTTGAGGCAGACTCGAGAGCCGGGGCTTACAGCAAGAAACCTTTGGTGAAAACCAACTCGAGCAGCACGGAAAGCAGCTGTGGGAGCCAAGGGAGGCAAGCAGGTCCTGGTTACCACCATGACCTTCAGGGTTTGTCCACTTTTCATACTTCAGAAGGGGG GGTTTATGACAGGCCTCCATTAGCCTGGTCTTCCCAGCCCAAGACTGATAAAGATCTTGCCTACTGGAGAAGACGAGGACAGGACTTCAGTGTGCTCCTGGGCTATTCCCAGAAAGGTTGTGTGGAAATGAAAGGCCTGGCTGCAGCACCAGGGGGTCCCCGGCACACCAAGGAGAGCCAGCTGAAGGTGGGGACGGCTGCAGGATATGTCAGGAGAAGTGGCTTGCAGGAAAGCTGCGAAGTGCCTGATGACTGCAAATGGCAAAGTCTGGGAATGGAAAGCTGGAACCAGCCAAAAAAGGTCGGGAGGCAAATGTCCGAGGGTGACAGGGAGAAGCTGCTTCAAGAGCTGTATTCGCTGACCCTGGGAGACAACGTGCTCGGCGCCCACAACAAAGGAAAATCGCAGTCGTTGCCGAGGGTCCTTTCTCCTGAAAGCATGAGGTGCGTGGAAATGCCCTCCCTGACCAACAGTAAGAACTCTCTCAGTGTAGCTAAAACCCCCTCCTACCCCCCAAACAGACCGAGTGTGGAACCAGCCAAGCACCATGGAACAGGAGGCCGTTTCGTTCCCCTGGTAAAACCCAAGTATGGGAGACCTCTCAAGCCTCCATCCTACGACCTGCAGCGACAGACCAGGGCACCTGCAGAAACTATGGGTTTCCAGGACCACTGCCAGAAAGAGGAACCCACCTCCTACTTAGCCAAAGTTAATGAGCCGAGGCAAGATGCTTGTGTTCAAGACTCTGGTTTGGAGCCCCCAGTCTATGTACCTCCTCCATCTTACAAATCCCCATCTCACCAAAACGTAACCCCACATCCCCTCAGTGAAGTGCCTAACGATGACACACCCGCCAGCAGCGATCAGCAGGGTCCCGTGGAGCGGGTTGTCCCCTGCCAACGACCAGCCGTGAATACTTTTGAAGCGGGGGGTGACCCTTGCAAAGACAACCATCTTCCTCATGGGAAGCAAAGCCATGCAAGGCGTCCCGCTGACCACCTGCGTTCTGTTCAGTATATTCCCTTTGATGATCCTCGGATACGACATATTAGAATTGCACCACCAGGAGGTCTGCAGGACAACACTACATACTCTGAAAATGCATGTAGTCCCAGTTCTGGTGCTTTGCAAGAGAGAAATCTTGAAGTACAGTACAACAGTGCCTTTTTGGATGCAGCAAACTTGTCCAATCCTGCAAAGGGAGAAAGAACTTCTGACAGCTCCACCCATAGTAACAGATGGTTGGCACCATCCATCCGAGATCAGGAAAATTGTGCCTTGCCGGACCAAAGAGACAGTTACAGCACAACTAATCACAACCCCCATAATGAAGCCACTGCGGAGTACACAAGAGGCAAACTTTCTGTAAGACATTCACATATGGACAGCACCTGTGAGACTGTTACAAAAGTGAAAAAGTTTGAACCTGGAACCGGGATGCAGAGCAAAAAgagttcaaagaaaaaaatgaatgaaactaTATTTTGTTTGGTCTCTATCCCAGTTAAATCAGAATTCAATCTGCCAGATACAGATAGGAACAACAACATAACCCAGAGCCCTGATAAGAATGGGTTTGATAACAATGGGGCTTTGCAAGAACAAAGTCTCTTAAGTATGTCTTCAACGGACTTGGAGTTACAAGCACTTACAGGAAGCATGACCAATAAAAATGAGTTACAAAAACAAGAGCTGTGGAGACCAGAAGAGTTCAAACAAATGAATGACCTCAGATTTATTCAGCCTGCAAAACACAGAGAGCTCAAATACTCTGGCTCCTGGCCAGGTGATCACTACAAAGACCAGCAGACACAGACCAATTTCACTGAAGAACCTACAAGCCCACAGTTTCTCCCTGATACAAAGCCTGGGCAGCCCAATAGTGACAAACCACTGTCTCCAAAGCTCCTAGGATGTACAGCATCCATGATCGGGTCAAAACAGGCAGGGCCGCCTTCTGATGAGAGAAGCTGCAGACAGAGCACATGTGGCATGAAGGGTCAGATGTACCTCAGCCAGTCTAGCAACAGTGCATTTTCCAGGACTGCCACGTCGGTCCTTCAGTCCCCCTCCCCAAAAGCCCACCAGAGCCAGCCCATGCCTTCCCAGGAGAGGGAAAACGGCTTTCTTCCCAAGGGAGATGTAGTTAAAGGAGAAGCAAGCGCTCCCTGCAACAGTAAAGAACTGTTTGGGCAGTTCCTGTTGAAGCCTGTAAGTCGCCGTCCCTGGGATGCAATAAGTGAGCTGGAAAGTTTTAACAAGGAGCTGCAAGAGCAGGAGGAGAGCACAAGCAGTGAAGAAGATTTGGAAAGTGGTGCAGCTTCTCCACAGGCAGATGCCCTTACAGAGAGGAGGGCATCCAGAAATGAGAAGTCCAACCAGGAGCCAAAACACGGTGGGAAATTGGAAACGGTTGTGCCAGAGGTGCCTGTACTTAGGTCAGGAAGAGTTAAAAGTAAGTCTGAAAGTTGGAGCGTGGGGATGAAGCATGGTGGCGAGCCAGGCTGCGTTGGTGCTGGAGGCTCCTGGCAGGTAGGAGGGAGCAGTGAAGGAGTCAGGCCAGCAGATGGAAGTCTGATAACAGAAACCAGGACAGGGGAAGCCGAGAGCAGAACAAGCAAGCAGCCAGTTCGCGTGGGCCCTTTCAGGAGAGTTTTGTCCAGTAGCCCAAGCAGTTCATGTTCCAGTAATCCTTTCAATAACCCTGTCTTGCAGGAGATGAGTGAAGACCAAAATTACCTAGACTTTGTTAAACTGAGTAAAGGTGCAACTCTCACAAATGATACAGAATTAGAAGGAGGCTCGGTAGCACACTTATCCTTAACGAAGAGGAACCAAGGACGCTCTGAGCCAGATTTGAGGTCAGTGGGACTTGATGTGGCTGCAGGACCTGGTGCTAACAGTTCTGATCACTCTTCAAATGCAAATGCAGTGGAAATCCCTGTGAATGAGTCATTGGAGGCAAGAGCTGCAAGAATTTTAGGTATAGATATAGCAGTGGAGTCTCTCCTTCCGGATGACCATGTTGGACCCCATCCAGGGACCAGCCCTGCAAATGGTGCCCAGGACTTTGAGTCATCAGTGGGGAGCACAGTAAGtgacaaagaaggaaaaaaagatagttCTTTTGAAGGCAGACGAAAATGTGGCTGGACAGAGAGTGCTCTCTTTGTTGGAGCAGGAGGCCGATCTTTATACCCTGATGAACACCAGAGCACTCAGCAGGAAGCCAATGCTAAAACCCTGGTAACCGAGCAAGTTCTTGAACAACCTGCAAGTCCCAGCCAAGGTGAGGAGCAAAACTTGGTTTGCAGGTCAGCTGTGTATCATTCAGAAAAGAGAATGAGAAGCACCTCGAAAGTGATAGAGACACTCCAAGGCAAGCTCGCATCTCCACCGAGCCGGACTGCCATGGATCGCTTAGTGCGAATGAAAGAAGTTGACTCTGTGTCCCGGATGAGACGTCTGAGCATTAAAAGTGCAGACTCGGGAGAGGATGCGGATGAGGAGAAGCTGTCGAGGGTACAAGAGGAAAGAGGAGGCAAACTAGCAAGCTCAGGGGCTGTTTCCAAGCGTGTTATCTCTCTCAGTGAAAATGGATATTTAGGTGGAATGGACAAGAAGAAGATGgacagagatttttctttag atacatATGACCCCACCAAAGTTGAAAAGGTGTGA
- the JCAD gene encoding junctional cadherin 5-associated protein isoform X1, whose protein sequence is MFSVEDLLISHGYKLSKNPPYENSYDGYRHDIAGNRSAQRMLNGFEADSRAGAYSKKPLVKTNSSSTESSCGSQGRQAGPGYHHDLQGLSTFHTSEGGVYDRPPLAWSSQPKTDKDLAYWRRRGQDFSVLLGYSQKGCVEMKGLAAAPGGPRHTKESQLKVGTAAGYVRRSGLQESCEVPDDCKWQSLGMESWNQPKKVGRQMSEGDREKLLQELYSLTLGDNVLGAHNKGKSQSLPRVLSPESMRCVEMPSLTNSKNSLSVAKTPSYPPNRPSVEPAKHHGTGGRFVPLVKPKYGRPLKPPSYDLQRQTRAPAETMGFQDHCQKEEPTSYLAKVNEPRQDACVQDSGLEPPVYVPPPSYKSPSHQNVTPHPLSEVPNDDTPASSDQQGPVERVVPCQRPAVNTFEAGGDPCKDNHLPHGKQSHARRPADHLRSVQYIPFDDPRIRHIRIAPPGGLQDNTTYSENACSPSSGALQERNLEVQYNSAFLDAANLSNPAKGERTSDSSTHSNRWLAPSIRDQENCALPDQRDSYSTTNHNPHNEATAEYTRGKLSVRHSHMDSTCETVTKVKKFEPGTGMQSKKSSKKKMNETIFCLVSIPVKSEFNLPDTDRNNNITQSPDKNGFDNNGALQEQSLLSMSSTDLELQALTGSMTNKNELQKQELWRPEEFKQMNDLRFIQPAKHRELKYSGSWPGDHYKDQQTQTNFTEEPTSPQFLPDTKPGQPNSDKPLSPKLLGCTASMIGSKQAGPPSDERSCRQSTCGMKGQMYLSQSSNSAFSRTATSVLQSPSPKAHQSQPMPSQERENGFLPKGDVVKGEASAPCNSKELFGQFLLKPVSRRPWDAISELESFNKELQEQEESTSSEEDLESGAASPQADALTERRASRNEKSNQEPKHGGKLETVVPEVPVLRSGRVKSKSESWSVGMKHGGEPGCVGAGGSWQVGGSSEGVRPADGSLITETRTGEAESRTSKQPVRVGPFRRVLSSSPSSSCSSNPFNNPVLQEMSEDQNYLDFVKLSKGATLTNDTELEGGSVAHLSLTKRNQGRSEPDLRSVGLDVAAGPGANSSDHSSNANAVEIPVNESLEARAARILGIDIAVESLLPDDHVGPHPGTSPANGAQDFESSVGSTVSDKEGKKDSSFEGRRKCGWTESALFVGAGGRSLYPDEHQSTQQEANAKTLVTEQVLEQPASPSQGEEQNLVCRSAVYHSEKRMRSTSKVIETLQGKLASPPSRTAMDRLVRMKEVDSVSRMRRLSIKSADSGEDADEEKLSRVQEERGGKLASSGAVSKRVISLSENGYLGGMDKKKMDRDFSLGKSLLWEIQVGSVSLCNGHDRFAHTHVTLLK, encoded by the exons ATGTTCAGTGTTGAGGACCTCCTGATTTCTCATGGATACAAATTGTCCAAAAATCCCCCGTATGAGAACAGCTATGATGGATACCGGCATGACATCGCAGGGAATAGATCTGCTCAGAGAATGCTGAATGGGTTTGAGGCAGACTCGAGAGCCGGGGCTTACAGCAAGAAACCTTTGGTGAAAACCAACTCGAGCAGCACGGAAAGCAGCTGTGGGAGCCAAGGGAGGCAAGCAGGTCCTGGTTACCACCATGACCTTCAGGGTTTGTCCACTTTTCATACTTCAGAAGGGGG GGTTTATGACAGGCCTCCATTAGCCTGGTCTTCCCAGCCCAAGACTGATAAAGATCTTGCCTACTGGAGAAGACGAGGACAGGACTTCAGTGTGCTCCTGGGCTATTCCCAGAAAGGTTGTGTGGAAATGAAAGGCCTGGCTGCAGCACCAGGGGGTCCCCGGCACACCAAGGAGAGCCAGCTGAAGGTGGGGACGGCTGCAGGATATGTCAGGAGAAGTGGCTTGCAGGAAAGCTGCGAAGTGCCTGATGACTGCAAATGGCAAAGTCTGGGAATGGAAAGCTGGAACCAGCCAAAAAAGGTCGGGAGGCAAATGTCCGAGGGTGACAGGGAGAAGCTGCTTCAAGAGCTGTATTCGCTGACCCTGGGAGACAACGTGCTCGGCGCCCACAACAAAGGAAAATCGCAGTCGTTGCCGAGGGTCCTTTCTCCTGAAAGCATGAGGTGCGTGGAAATGCCCTCCCTGACCAACAGTAAGAACTCTCTCAGTGTAGCTAAAACCCCCTCCTACCCCCCAAACAGACCGAGTGTGGAACCAGCCAAGCACCATGGAACAGGAGGCCGTTTCGTTCCCCTGGTAAAACCCAAGTATGGGAGACCTCTCAAGCCTCCATCCTACGACCTGCAGCGACAGACCAGGGCACCTGCAGAAACTATGGGTTTCCAGGACCACTGCCAGAAAGAGGAACCCACCTCCTACTTAGCCAAAGTTAATGAGCCGAGGCAAGATGCTTGTGTTCAAGACTCTGGTTTGGAGCCCCCAGTCTATGTACCTCCTCCATCTTACAAATCCCCATCTCACCAAAACGTAACCCCACATCCCCTCAGTGAAGTGCCTAACGATGACACACCCGCCAGCAGCGATCAGCAGGGTCCCGTGGAGCGGGTTGTCCCCTGCCAACGACCAGCCGTGAATACTTTTGAAGCGGGGGGTGACCCTTGCAAAGACAACCATCTTCCTCATGGGAAGCAAAGCCATGCAAGGCGTCCCGCTGACCACCTGCGTTCTGTTCAGTATATTCCCTTTGATGATCCTCGGATACGACATATTAGAATTGCACCACCAGGAGGTCTGCAGGACAACACTACATACTCTGAAAATGCATGTAGTCCCAGTTCTGGTGCTTTGCAAGAGAGAAATCTTGAAGTACAGTACAACAGTGCCTTTTTGGATGCAGCAAACTTGTCCAATCCTGCAAAGGGAGAAAGAACTTCTGACAGCTCCACCCATAGTAACAGATGGTTGGCACCATCCATCCGAGATCAGGAAAATTGTGCCTTGCCGGACCAAAGAGACAGTTACAGCACAACTAATCACAACCCCCATAATGAAGCCACTGCGGAGTACACAAGAGGCAAACTTTCTGTAAGACATTCACATATGGACAGCACCTGTGAGACTGTTACAAAAGTGAAAAAGTTTGAACCTGGAACCGGGATGCAGAGCAAAAAgagttcaaagaaaaaaatgaatgaaactaTATTTTGTTTGGTCTCTATCCCAGTTAAATCAGAATTCAATCTGCCAGATACAGATAGGAACAACAACATAACCCAGAGCCCTGATAAGAATGGGTTTGATAACAATGGGGCTTTGCAAGAACAAAGTCTCTTAAGTATGTCTTCAACGGACTTGGAGTTACAAGCACTTACAGGAAGCATGACCAATAAAAATGAGTTACAAAAACAAGAGCTGTGGAGACCAGAAGAGTTCAAACAAATGAATGACCTCAGATTTATTCAGCCTGCAAAACACAGAGAGCTCAAATACTCTGGCTCCTGGCCAGGTGATCACTACAAAGACCAGCAGACACAGACCAATTTCACTGAAGAACCTACAAGCCCACAGTTTCTCCCTGATACAAAGCCTGGGCAGCCCAATAGTGACAAACCACTGTCTCCAAAGCTCCTAGGATGTACAGCATCCATGATCGGGTCAAAACAGGCAGGGCCGCCTTCTGATGAGAGAAGCTGCAGACAGAGCACATGTGGCATGAAGGGTCAGATGTACCTCAGCCAGTCTAGCAACAGTGCATTTTCCAGGACTGCCACGTCGGTCCTTCAGTCCCCCTCCCCAAAAGCCCACCAGAGCCAGCCCATGCCTTCCCAGGAGAGGGAAAACGGCTTTCTTCCCAAGGGAGATGTAGTTAAAGGAGAAGCAAGCGCTCCCTGCAACAGTAAAGAACTGTTTGGGCAGTTCCTGTTGAAGCCTGTAAGTCGCCGTCCCTGGGATGCAATAAGTGAGCTGGAAAGTTTTAACAAGGAGCTGCAAGAGCAGGAGGAGAGCACAAGCAGTGAAGAAGATTTGGAAAGTGGTGCAGCTTCTCCACAGGCAGATGCCCTTACAGAGAGGAGGGCATCCAGAAATGAGAAGTCCAACCAGGAGCCAAAACACGGTGGGAAATTGGAAACGGTTGTGCCAGAGGTGCCTGTACTTAGGTCAGGAAGAGTTAAAAGTAAGTCTGAAAGTTGGAGCGTGGGGATGAAGCATGGTGGCGAGCCAGGCTGCGTTGGTGCTGGAGGCTCCTGGCAGGTAGGAGGGAGCAGTGAAGGAGTCAGGCCAGCAGATGGAAGTCTGATAACAGAAACCAGGACAGGGGAAGCCGAGAGCAGAACAAGCAAGCAGCCAGTTCGCGTGGGCCCTTTCAGGAGAGTTTTGTCCAGTAGCCCAAGCAGTTCATGTTCCAGTAATCCTTTCAATAACCCTGTCTTGCAGGAGATGAGTGAAGACCAAAATTACCTAGACTTTGTTAAACTGAGTAAAGGTGCAACTCTCACAAATGATACAGAATTAGAAGGAGGCTCGGTAGCACACTTATCCTTAACGAAGAGGAACCAAGGACGCTCTGAGCCAGATTTGAGGTCAGTGGGACTTGATGTGGCTGCAGGACCTGGTGCTAACAGTTCTGATCACTCTTCAAATGCAAATGCAGTGGAAATCCCTGTGAATGAGTCATTGGAGGCAAGAGCTGCAAGAATTTTAGGTATAGATATAGCAGTGGAGTCTCTCCTTCCGGATGACCATGTTGGACCCCATCCAGGGACCAGCCCTGCAAATGGTGCCCAGGACTTTGAGTCATCAGTGGGGAGCACAGTAAGtgacaaagaaggaaaaaaagatagttCTTTTGAAGGCAGACGAAAATGTGGCTGGACAGAGAGTGCTCTCTTTGTTGGAGCAGGAGGCCGATCTTTATACCCTGATGAACACCAGAGCACTCAGCAGGAAGCCAATGCTAAAACCCTGGTAACCGAGCAAGTTCTTGAACAACCTGCAAGTCCCAGCCAAGGTGAGGAGCAAAACTTGGTTTGCAGGTCAGCTGTGTATCATTCAGAAAAGAGAATGAGAAGCACCTCGAAAGTGATAGAGACACTCCAAGGCAAGCTCGCATCTCCACCGAGCCGGACTGCCATGGATCGCTTAGTGCGAATGAAAGAAGTTGACTCTGTGTCCCGGATGAGACGTCTGAGCATTAAAAGTGCAGACTCGGGAGAGGATGCGGATGAGGAGAAGCTGTCGAGGGTACAAGAGGAAAGAGGAGGCAAACTAGCAAGCTCAGGGGCTGTTTCCAAGCGTGTTATCTCTCTCAGTGAAAATGGATATTTAGGTGGAATGGACAAGAAGAAGATGgacagagatttttctttaggTAAGAGTCTATTATGGGAGATTCAAGTGGGTTCTGTTTCTTTATGTAATGGGCATGATCGGTTTGCTCACACCCACGTAACGCTGCTCAAATAG